The Streptomyces sp. Alt3 genome has a segment encoding these proteins:
- a CDS encoding helix-turn-helix domain-containing protein, with product MDAAQQEATARARELQRSWYGEPLGALFRRLIDDLGLNQARLAAVLGLSAPMLSQLMSGQRAKIGNPAVVQRVQALQELAGQVADGSVSAGEATDRMEEIKKSQGGSVLTNTGQTSTTGGAPTVRRVVREIQSLLRSVAAAGDIIDAANSLAPEHPELAEFLRVYGAGRTADAIAHYEGHQS from the coding sequence ATGGACGCAGCGCAGCAAGAGGCCACGGCTAGAGCCAGAGAGCTCCAGCGCAGCTGGTACGGAGAGCCACTGGGGGCGCTCTTCCGCAGGCTGATCGACGACCTCGGCCTCAATCAGGCACGCCTCGCGGCTGTTCTCGGGCTGTCCGCACCCATGCTCTCCCAGCTGATGAGCGGGCAGCGGGCCAAGATCGGCAACCCCGCGGTCGTCCAGAGGGTCCAAGCACTTCAGGAGCTCGCCGGCCAGGTGGCGGACGGCAGCGTCAGCGCGGGAGAGGCCACGGACCGGATGGAAGAGATCAAGAAGTCGCAGGGCGGCTCGGTCCTGACCAACACCGGCCAGACCTCCACCACCGGTGGAGCCCCCACCGTGCGGCGTGTGGTCCGTGAGATCCAATCACTGCTGCGCTCGGTCGCGGCGGCCGGCGACATCATCGATGCGGCCAACTCCCTCGCCCCGGAACACCCGGAACTGGCAGAGTTCCTCAGGGTGTACGGAGCGGGGCGCACCGCGGACGCGATCGCGCACTACGAGGGACACCAGAGCTAG
- a CDS encoding DUF5324 family protein, with the protein MTRIDSVRAATYSAKDSAQHAAEVVAPYADTAKEQAAHYAQEARARLAPKVSKAAAQARVQYGAHLAPRIEQALTHVPPKVDEAAHKAAVRTRSAARTAADYTVPRVEYAVAASRPVAEEATARSTAALAALRGQVTAKEIQKLVRKHERRAKAGRAAKGVLVLGVLAGGAFAAWKWWDKQANPDWLVEPPAPTEVDDGRAPLTSVDGSGQTVLDPEVRAKQDEAESGSDPTDGTDHR; encoded by the coding sequence GTGACCCGCATCGACAGCGTGCGCGCCGCAACCTACTCGGCGAAGGACAGCGCGCAGCACGCCGCGGAAGTGGTGGCGCCCTACGCCGACACGGCCAAGGAACAGGCCGCGCACTACGCGCAAGAGGCTCGTGCACGGCTCGCGCCCAAGGTGTCGAAGGCAGCCGCGCAGGCCCGCGTCCAGTACGGCGCGCATCTCGCACCACGCATCGAACAGGCACTGACACATGTGCCGCCCAAGGTCGACGAGGCTGCGCACAAGGCCGCCGTACGGACGCGCAGCGCCGCCCGCACCGCCGCGGACTACACCGTGCCGCGCGTGGAGTACGCGGTGGCGGCGAGCCGGCCTGTCGCCGAGGAAGCCACCGCCCGAAGCACGGCCGCGCTGGCCGCCCTCCGCGGCCAGGTGACGGCCAAGGAGATCCAGAAGCTCGTCAGGAAGCACGAACGCCGAGCGAAGGCAGGTCGTGCCGCCAAGGGCGTCCTCGTGCTGGGTGTCCTGGCCGGTGGAGCCTTCGCCGCCTGGAAGTGGTGGGACAAGCAGGCCAACCCGGACTGGCTGGTCGAGCCGCCCGCCCCCACCGAGGTGGACGACGGCCGCGCTCCTCTGACCTCGGTCGACGGCAGTGGCCAGACCGTGCTGGACCCGGAAGTCCGCGCCAAGCAGGACGAGGCCGAGTCCGGATCGGACCCGACGGACGGCACCGACCACCGCTGA
- a CDS encoding peptidylprolyl isomerase, translating to MAEQLYATLKTNQGDIAIRLLPNHAPKTVKNFVELAQGEREWTNPETGGKSTDKLYDGTVFHRVISGFMIQGGDPLGNGTGGPGYEFRDEFHPDLAFTKPYLLAMANAGPGTNGSQFFVTVSPTAWLTGKHTIFGEVADEAGRKVVDAIAAAPTNPRTDRPLQDVVIESVVIETR from the coding sequence GTGGCCGAGCAGCTTTACGCCACTTTGAAGACCAATCAGGGCGACATCGCGATCCGGCTGCTGCCGAACCACGCCCCCAAGACGGTCAAGAACTTCGTCGAGCTCGCCCAGGGCGAGCGTGAGTGGACCAACCCGGAGACCGGCGGGAAGTCCACCGACAAGTTGTACGACGGCACTGTCTTCCACCGCGTCATCAGCGGTTTCATGATCCAGGGCGGTGACCCGCTGGGCAACGGTACGGGTGGTCCCGGGTACGAGTTCCGCGACGAGTTCCACCCCGACCTGGCGTTCACCAAGCCGTATCTCCTGGCCATGGCCAATGCCGGTCCGGGAACCAACGGTTCGCAGTTCTTCGTGACCGTGTCGCCCACCGCCTGGCTGACCGGCAAGCACACGATCTTCGGCGAGGTCGCCGACGAGGCGGGCAGGAAGGTCGTGGATGCCATCGCCGCGGCACCGACCAACCCCCGCACCGATCGTCCGCTCCAGGACGTGGTGATCGAGTCGGTCGTCATCGAGACCCGCTGA
- a CDS encoding rhomboid family intramembrane serine protease produces the protein MDQQPPEDQDGSAAADGPPTCYRHPGRETGIRCTRCERPICTDCMIPASVGFQCPDCVREGTGTGHHPAASRPRTVAGGSVAADPRLITKILIGINLAVFVGVLAHPALRDDLLLFGRAYVDEGSAGYEGVAEGQWYRLLTSTFLHQEIWHIAFNMLGLWWLGGPLEAALGRARYLALYLLSGLAGSALTYLIAAPTQGTLGASGSVFGLLGATAVLMRRMNYDMRPVIALLVVNLIFTFNPWGGIAWQAHVGGLIAGALIAVAMVHAPRERRNLVQYGACALVLVAAVAVVLVRTAVLT, from the coding sequence ATGGATCAGCAGCCGCCGGAAGACCAGGACGGGTCCGCGGCCGCGGACGGTCCGCCGACGTGTTATCGGCACCCGGGCAGGGAGACGGGAATTCGCTGCACGCGGTGCGAGCGGCCGATCTGCACGGACTGCATGATCCCGGCCTCGGTGGGGTTCCAGTGCCCGGACTGTGTCCGCGAAGGGACGGGTACGGGCCATCACCCGGCGGCGAGCCGGCCGCGGACTGTGGCCGGCGGCAGCGTCGCGGCCGACCCCAGACTGATCACCAAGATCCTCATCGGCATCAATCTCGCCGTCTTCGTGGGCGTCCTGGCCCATCCGGCCCTTCGCGACGATCTTCTGCTGTTCGGCCGCGCCTACGTCGACGAGGGCTCGGCCGGCTACGAGGGAGTCGCGGAGGGGCAGTGGTACCGCCTGCTGACGTCGACGTTCCTGCACCAGGAGATCTGGCACATCGCCTTCAACATGCTGGGACTGTGGTGGCTCGGAGGGCCTCTGGAGGCCGCTCTCGGCCGCGCGCGCTACCTCGCGCTCTATCTGCTCTCGGGGCTCGCCGGCAGCGCTCTTACCTATCTGATCGCCGCCCCCACGCAGGGCACGCTCGGAGCTTCGGGCTCCGTCTTCGGCCTGCTGGGTGCCACGGCCGTACTGATGCGCCGGATGAACTACGACATGCGTCCGGTGATCGCGCTGCTCGTGGTGAATCTGATCTTCACCTTCAACCCGTGGGGCGGTATCGCCTGGCAGGCGCACGTCGGCGGGCTGATCGCCGGAGCGCTGATCGCCGTAGCCATGGTCCACGCACCGCGGGAGCGCCGGAATCTCGTGCAGTACGGCGCCTGTGCCCTGGTTCTCGTCGCGGCCGTGGCGGTCGTCCTCGTCAGGACCGCAGTGCTCACCTGA